The Dermochelys coriacea isolate rDerCor1 chromosome 7, rDerCor1.pri.v4, whole genome shotgun sequence sequence AGGAGGAGGACGTCACGATCAGATCAAGAATGCAGCCTTCATGTACCCCGGCAGACCTGGGCCAGCATCTCCCTTGAGGGTGAGACCCTCCTACCTcgaccctgcccccccacctccagacTGCCACCATTCATGTACTCCCAGCAGACCTGAGTCAACATCTTCCTTGAGTGTGAGACCTCCTGTCTCCCccaccatcctgcaccccaatcacACTGCCCCCTTACCTCCAGACGGCCATGTACCTCCGGCAGACCTGGGCCAGCATCTCTCTCGAGGGCGAGACcttctgccccccaccaccaccctgccctgctctgctcccccgTGGCATGCCACTCGCAGCACActacccctcccactgcccctgcaCCTCCAGAGCATGGCCTGCATGTACCTACAGCAGCCCTATGGCATCTCCAGGAAATTTGGCTGTTGCAGGCCTCTGGCAGCCAATGGCTGTGCTccctggggggaggagtggggagaggtCTTGGCCTATGtaaccccctccttccctcccagctgTCAGCCTCATtccaccagctgctgcaggtgaaGCTGAGGAAGCGACTGAGTGTGAACAAGGCGCTGAACCACCCCTGGCTGCAGGtaccttccctccacccctcaaTCCCTATTCACCCCACCATATCCTGCCTGCAGATACCTTCTGTCCCACAATCCATACCCCATAACACACCTCTTCCATCCCCTGGCACTGTCTAACTCCACGTaaactccctccaccccagaaCTCAACACCTGCTCAGCTTCCCCCCAGTCTCCAGTCCCCTCTCCCAACAGTAAATGGCTAACTCAACCCCCTCCCtagctctccccatcccctggaGATCCCTTCCTCAGTACATGGTGCACCCTTGATAGGAGGAGCCTGGACTCCCCACAGCACCTGTTGATGAGCTGTCTCCATGCCCCCCCAGGATTTCCAGACCTGGCTGGCCCTGCGGGAGCTGGAGACCCGTGTGGGGCAGCGCTACCTCACCCATCCAAGTGACGACGCCCGCTGGCAGCGCCTCGCCCGTGAGCAGGGGCTGGCCTGGCCATCAGGTCTCACCACTCAGGCCCAGCCTGGAGGAGAAGGGGACAGCGACAATGCAGGCGAGGGAAGCGTGAGCCCTCCCTCCAGGATTCACTGCTcatgggaaagggggaggggggctgggacccCTTAGCATCACATCGCCCCCATAAACTGATTTCCCCAAACTTAGTGCCATGTGATCTGTGCAGGGTGCGCACCCATCTTGCTGGAGCCTGTTCACACATAGGGGGTGTCACAGGCTCAGATTCTCCTGCACAAATGCTTCCCTAGCTCAGACCCCTCCAGCACAGGTCCACCATGATgcatgcctccccttcccccattgaTTCTTTCCACCCTAGTATCCCCAGTCCATCGCTCCTTTATCAGCTTCCTTGCATATGAACACCACCTCCCAACCCTGCCGGCCCCAGATATTCATGGCTGGCAGGGAGttcacagcagctgctccagtttcacttttatttcaaaaGCACACAATTGGAGCCCCATCCCACCAGGCCATAGTGCCCCCTTCAATGGGGGGACCTGCTGTCCTTGGGGAAAGGCAGGAGGTTGGTGGGAGTGTGTGGGGGTAAATCTGTCCATTGCCCCCAATCTGGGAACTCTTCTTTAACTGTCCAGCGGCAACCCCCCAGGATCCTCCAGCAGCGGGGAAGCATCCTCATTCCCCCCATCACAGCTTCCTGTAAGCCCCCACAGTGAGGTCAAAAGCTGGGGTTGTAGACCAGTCCCTGCTTGTCCAGCAGAAAGTAAAGGGCCGCCCCTTGACCTTGAGGGGAATCATGGCAGGCACCTCAGAACGATGGGCCATGCAGGAGACCTGGCGCAGGGGCACTGTAAAAGATGAGCTCAGCCCGAAGGGGTAGTAGGTGCTGAGGGTCACATCCCGTCCCCCCTGGCGCAGCACAACCTGCCACACCGAGCGGCGTGAATACATGAAGCCGGCAGCCACAATCAGTgaactgggatggggggagaaagagagagaatgaaaccCCCAGATGCCATCCACCATACCAGACTGGGCTAGCAGAGGGCTGTAGGTTGGGAGGCACTGGCAAAACTTGGGgagggagcccaaggctgggatACCAGGGGGCTGCAGATTAGAACTGAGGGACATCAGCAAGGCTGGGGGCACAGCCTCCCCATCTCCCagcagcaggatttggctctgagTTTCAGAAGCCTGATTCCActcagctgctcaggtggcccagGCGCAGCTGCAGGGCGGAACCAGGCTCGGGTCCCAGATCCCTCTTCCCCAGGGCAATGACCCAGCTCCCTGTCATGACCAACCCCCCCGGGGCAGACTCTCTCTCTGCGGAGAGAGGGGAGAATCCCATTACCAGCGTCTTCGGTTCACGCTTACCCCAAGGCTTATCCCGCCCCGCTTCCCCAGGATGCGAGGACTGGAATCACCAGTTCCCCCCGCCTGAGTGCTGTGCTGTGCTCCCATAGACACTGGGTGGGAACCCCCACGCCCCTCTCTCCCGGGGCCCCCCCGGCTCGGGGGTCCCTCCGCTCGGGACCCGCTCCCGGCTCTCACCCACGGTCAGACAGGACACGGTGGAAGCCCGTAGCGCCACTTGTTGGAGGCCGGGGTTGATCGAGGCCCCACCGGGCAGGGTGGGCGCGGGCCGGGCGCTGGCCGCGGGCTGCCCCGCGGGCCGCAGCGCGCTGAAGGCGAAGTGCGCCAGGTACGCCCAGAACACGAACTGCCCCGCGCAGAACAGCCCGAGCAGGCGGAAGAAGCGGGGCGCGCTCGTGCCGGAACAGCAGCAGGTCCCGGGGCACGTGCGTGTCCAGGGGGGACGCCCCGCGCGCCGGGCCTGCCAAGCCCCGCGCACCGCTGAGCCGGGCCCAGGGGCCCCCCGTCCCCCACGTGCAACAGCGCAGTCCCCACAGCCGCAGCTGCCCAGCCCCCGCCATCTCTCCGCTGGAGCGCGGGGGCGCCTGGGACTTGTAGTCCTCACGACTTCTCTCAAATAGGAAACCGGCGCTTCTGTGTAGGGGCAGGAGGCTCCTCCCCCTTACCCACAGCGCCTTCTTACACTGGGggatggcggggagggggaagccaCCCCGCCAGGATGGACGGTGGAGAGGGCTTTGAAGGGGGAGAGGGCCTGGGGAAGCaactgggatgggggggcggggggaaagatGACCTGGAAGGGATGGTACTGGTATTGGGGGGTAATATGGAGGGGGGGACTGGGATTAGGGAGGAATGTAGAGGGCCTGGCAGGGGAGAGCGGAGAATGGAGGACAGGGACCGGAGGGGGGGACTGGCCTGGGGAAAGGACCTGGAAAGGATGGTACTTGGATTGGGGGGCTACATGGAGAGGCCCTAGAGGAGGGACTGGGGAACAGGAGGGGATGTATCCAACAGAGCCTTCAGCCGAGATTCTAACAAACACCACTTTATTGAACACGGGGGTCCTAGCACATACAGCCACAGAGAAACAGAGGGCAGtggtgcccagctctgccctgcaacAGTCTGCTTCAGCCCAAAGATTTAGGGGGTGATTCCACAGCACAGAGATGTACAAGCAGGAAGGCGTGCTGCTAGAGGGTGAAGCCAGTACCTTCCCCCATGGGTGTAGGAAAACCCCTGGTGCCTGCTACTCCAGTGCTGCCCTGGCACATAGGAATCTTGcagccccaccctcagcccctagctccagggtggggaacaggggagagCATAGCCAATGACAAGCCCATTGCTTGTCATTGCCCATTGCCCAATGACAAGCTGAGAGCACCAACCTCTCCAGGTCCCACACAACCCCACAATCCCATCAGCACCCTAAGGGAAGCCATGTCATCTTCCTGAGGCTGTGCCCCATGTAcccacacagcagctgctgcaataGAGAGCAGGCAGGTGGCAAAGGCCTGCCAGGACCTGGCAGCTCCTCTGTCCATCTCTCAATCTCAACATGCATGAGACATGTTCTCAGGGAGATAGCTCCAGGGCCCTTGCGGGTGCCTTTCCCCAGAGAAGAGTGCAAGTCCATTTGTGGGAATGGGGGACTCTAGGGACTGTGAACACCACAGGGTTGAAGTCTGAGGGCAACTTGGCTCATCTGCTTGGAAAGCGCAGGGGCTGTAAGCGGTACACCTAGCCCAACTCACTGAAGCCACTCACAAGACTGCTTGTTTTaaaacataccaaaaaaaaaaaaaaaagtcattttcccCCTCCCGGCTAAAAGCCTGAGGGAAAGGATTCTGGCTCTGTCCTCCAAGCTTCTGGGTGCCCCAGCAACACCTGCTTCTCAGTCTTGCTTCCactgctgctggaaatggctggggctgcaggcaggacagCATGGCCAGAACTGTCTGCATCACCCCTGGCTCCATGGGCCGGCTGCAGGGGCTCCCCCTTCAGAGTCCAAGCCCCATGGTTGCTCCCAGCGATGAGCCCCCACCTTTGTCATTTTAAACtttcatttatttacaaaaactGTCATGGAAAATAAAACATCAGTGGTGGGGGAACTGCAGGGTCGCTGCTCACTTGAGAAATGCCACGTCCGGGATCTTCCCCTCCGTCTGAAAGAGATTAGGAACCAGTCACTGGGACTCTGGGCATTGCAACGCCCCCATTGCCCAGGGAGAGGCTGCATAGAACCCCTGCATCCAAGCCCCCCACCAAtctactagaccccactcctctcccagagccagggatagtgTTGACacaagagtcctgactcctagcccaGTGCCTTCTCCACAAGACTGTCGTTTCCTGTGCCTATGAGGTGCCTGGGAGCAGAGAATGATGGAGCCAGGGCTGCCTTCCTCAGGGGGCCTAGGAAAGAAGATCCTTGTGGGGATAGAGAGGGGTCAAGGTATCCAAGGTGgctcctggccccatcccacccTCAATCTCTGAGCACTGAGGCCACTGGTGGGGAACAAACatgcccctggctcctcccctccccctctctggtGCAGGATTCTGACCCCAGGCCCCAGGGATGGAATCAGATCCAGGCACTGGCTCACCTTGAGCTGGGTGAAAACCTGGGCTGCCTGGCTGTAGTCCCAGTCATTGTCCTGGAGGCACCTAGGGCAGAGGGACACTGTCAGTGAGCAAGTGATAGGCCATGGGGCAGCATCAACCCTCCCCACAACCTTCCCCAGGGCCTACTTACTTTTGGGACCACTCGACGTTCATGCCAGACTGCATGGCAAAGGCCTGTAGCATCTCTTGCTGCTCAGCTGACAGCGTGGGCACAGGGCTGGACGAGGGCGTGGGTGCTGGCATCACGAAGGCCTTGCGGATCTCTTCCGTGTTCGCTTTGCGCACAAACAGCTGGTCGTTCACAATGCACAATCTGAGGGGGTAGGGAGAGAGGCTTTGGCGGGGGATCCTCATCCATTCCTTCCCCCAGAGCCTGGGGGCATAGGGGATCCCATCCATCCCTCACTTAAGAGCCCTCATGTGAGGGGAAgatctctcctccacccccccaccccacacatacaGAGcctgggtggaggggaagggcacTGGGGGGATTTCTCCCCCGCAGAACTGAGGAGGGGAATGTGGGgattcccattcccccctccaCACCCTGGGGTGAGGAAAAAGGATCTCCATACATTGCCCCCTCTCCCACTCCTTGTGGGAGATGGGAAGGTACTAACTAGGGGGAACCACCTCCATTGGTCCACCTGCCATACACATACACAGGAGGGGCaaggcactgctggggggaatcccatccatctccccacctgggcatgtggggggagggacaggctATCAGCCCTCCCTCCGAGAGGCAGCAGCCTTGAGTCTGTTCTACTCCTGCACATCCAAGGGGAtaccgctgcccccccccccccagcttctgtCCCCagtgtccccttcccccacttacCCTGTGATACCAGCCGGCACAGCAATGAACATGCGGGTGAAGCCTCTCACCACATCCCGGGACTTGCCATCCACtgcacacagagagaacagaGCCCAGTGAGGTGGGTATGGGGAAAGAGATCTGCCATGGGGTGAGGGGGTCTTAGCAAGGAGAGGTGCAGGGAGGAGCTTGGAAATGGAGGGTAGGGGTCTTCTGGACACTCACCTTCTTTGAAGACTCCATGGACAGCAAAGCACAGCAGGGTGTTCTGCAATATGAGAGGGGGTCGTGTCACTGAACTGCCACCCCCACACCATGCCCATGGCCCAAGGGACCTGCCAacgctgcccccccccactgcccgaccacttcccctctctcccccacgcTGCCCCCAGGggcactccccccccaccccacctcacagCACAGCCCACCCTGCTCTCAAGGTGGGGgcactctcccccacctcccatccctCCCACCGCACTgcacagcctgccctgccccaagatagggacatttccccccaccctcaaccCCCCCCATCTCAGCACAGCCCACCCAACCCCCAGGACAGGGGCACTCACTGTCTGTGCACAGACATCCACCACAAAGGAGTTAATGTCATGCTGGGTCTTGGGCAGCTCGTTGAGGAAGGCAACCACGTTCAGCCTCGTATGCTTGAGCAGTTTGAAGCGtagggctggagggaggagggggaggtgagACCCCACCCAGCTTGACAACCCAGTCACAGCACCACAACCTCAAGTCTGCCCTGCACAGAAACCCAGACCAGGAGACTGCAGCGAGTCTGAGCTGGTcacttgggggaggggcggggaaacTACCTGAGTGTAACCAATGCAAAAACGCTGCCTCAGTCTGAACAGCCTGAGCTGATCCTTCAAACAGGGGCTAGAGCTGCCTCTAGTGTAACTGACACAGTGatgctgcctgagtctgcagagcgcCTGAGCTGATAAGAGGGGAGTGCTGTTTTGAGTGTGATCGATGCAGCCCCTTAGCACTTACTGGGGTCCTTGAGTTTCTTCACATTCCTGCTGCCCTTGAAGTATTCACTCAGGATGCTCCTGTTGAGAAGAGATGCCCAGTGAGTAGCTGGAAAACAGTACCCTGTAGCTCTTGCCCCATCAGCCCCACAGGAAAATGCAATGGAAACCTTCCTCTTACCCGACTCTTCGCCTCTCCCTGAACTTCACAAATGGGAACAGAAGCAGTCTCACCCTACtgcacagggcaggggtgagtcccatttaacagagaaaaaacagggcacagagaggggaagagagttGCCTGAGCGGACACCGTGAGTTGGGGTCGATCCAGAAATAGAACCaagagtccaggctcccagccccctgctctagccagaAGACACTATTCACCTATGAGAGCTGGGGATAGTACCcaagaatcctgactcccagccccccacccccatagacTCACAGCCCTCCTGTGCAGAGGATAGAACTCAGGGGTCCGAATTCTCAGCTCTGCAGTCCCTTGGGAGGGCAGTGACTAACCCCTAGTGGACGCACCTGGAGGGGTTCTGCGAGAGGAAAGGGATGCTGAGGGAACAGCAGGCCCCATCGTGGTAGGCATCCAGCAGCCCCTGCCTGTCGCCAGAGTCATATACAGAGTAATACCTGCCAGGAAGAGAGCGTGTTAGCAAAGGGTAGCTGTGCTGCTAGGACACTATTCCTGCCCCAGAGCTCTCCCCACACCTGAATGCCCTCTGCCCGTGACTCTGGAACAACATGACCCATATGCCCCCCTCCATTCTAGCTCCCTAAATAACTCATCCCCCCACATCAAGGTACTTACTGCTGCAGGAAGCGCAGCACCAGCACCCTTGAGGTCATCTGAGCCGAAGTAGCTGCCCTGTGGGTCAGAGAATGCGCCAGTTAGTACCTTGGCTTGGAGCCCTTCCCCCCAAAacacccttgcccctgccccagggcttgccctgctggCAGTAGCAATTAGTGCCCTGGCTCACAGTCCATCCCCTCTCCACAGCCCATGAgtgccttccccagcctggcaccagGGCCCATCTGTTGGCCAGAGTGATTAGCGTCCTAGATTAAAGtcccccactccctggccccTTTAccttgcagggtgggagggtggTGGGTGCTTCCACGTCAAAGACAATAGGAGGGGGGAGCTCATGGCCGTCCTGCAGAGAGGCAAAGGTAGAGCAGTGAGTGCCCCAGCAATGGGTCCTGAACAGGGCAGCCCAAGTTAGCGCAAATCACTCACCAAGCGCAGAAGCTTCGGGAACCGCAGTCGGATGGAGCTGTCAAAAATGGGACATGAATCAGTGAGGCAGCAGGGCCAGCCTGGCCCCCATGgggcctccttccctccctgaccccacccaGCACTTTGGACCCACCCCCATGCCCTTGGCACTGactctgcaggccacagaacaggACTGTTCCTGTGCCCACCACACTCCCCCTTACCCAATGCAGCACCCCTTCTCACCCCAGCAGGGCAGGGACCCAGCGCTGAGGGGCTGGATGGCAGGGACAGAGCAGATGCCCCAAGATTCTTCACtaaggtggggagggaaagagaccaGGGCTTTACAACATCTTCCCCCTCTAGATCTTGGAGCCTTGGCAGATTACAGGCCCAGAAACACTATGGGGCTGGTGCCACATGGCTGAAGGGCTCCACACTTACCTGGCTCTTACTCACCTATGCGGCTATTCTCCAGTGAggagagagtgggggtggggagggaaagacaagggCAGGATGGTGGGGGGAGTGGACATGGATTCCCACTGATCATGGAGTCGCCGTCATGCAACCAACTTACAGCAGGGGGAAGCTTCCTGCATCAAGGCCCAGATCTAATTAATGTCCATGCCATGGCACGCAGGGCAGGAATGACAGAGGAGATGGATGCAATGgcacagaaaaaaggaggacAGAACAGAAGGAAAGAGGGATCCGGGAGCCCAGGAGCAGagcctcttcctcccctgcaTGGCTCCTCACACCTATCCCAGAGTATTGGTGCTGCAGAGGCTCGAGGAAGACTCGCTCTGGGAGAACACAGCATTCTGGTCAATGGAAAGCCCGggcctcctgctcctgctcctgctcagaGCCAGTCCTAGCCATGCCTGCTGCCATGGCAGGACCTGGGGCCACTGATGGGCTTGTGTGCAGCTGCTCACCGAGAGCACGAGAGAACAACGTAGCATGTGCCAGGCCCTTACACCAGGAAGGGCCCCTCTGCGCCGACCGCTGTGCGGTCTAGTTTGGCCCACTGCACGGCTGTGCCTGTCTTAGGTTGTTCCTTCCGTGAGGAATCTTACCCGTCTCTGGCTAGCCAGCCATCGTTGAGGGCCAAACAGGGGGCGCAGGGACTGGCAATCACAGCAGCTCCGGGAGCGCTTGGTGCAGAGCGATATGGGGGGGCATCCCCCTAAACATCCATCAGGGGGCAGAGACAACAAACCCCTCCTGTGTGCGACTAGGGAGAGCAGGTATGGACAGTGGCTCTCCCATGGCAATGTGGAACAGGGATATTAGAAGAGGCTATGCATCCTGGAGTCCCAGTGCccagggtgagggaggaggaatggggagagagggggagaggaaagTAGTGTACAGGCAGAGTCTAGCTGTTACTTTACGGGAGTAGAGTGCATGTGGTGAAAGGGAGCAGGGCTCCGAACTGACTGAAATAAAAACCACATCATCAGCCATGCAGCAGTCAGGTCCCATGCGCCCAGGGGGGCTCAGAGCCTCAGCACAACCAGAGAGGGATGTGGGGAGACAGACACTGTCACTAGAGCCACTGGCAAGAGGAGCCGGGATCCAGCTCCCAGCAAGGAGATGGCATCTTCGTTCTACTGCATTGCCCCGCACCGGGCACGAAAGGCCAAGTGA is a genomic window containing:
- the TMEM223 gene encoding LOW QUALITY PROTEIN: transmembrane protein 223 (The sequence of the model RefSeq protein was modified relative to this genomic sequence to represent the inferred CDS: inserted 3 bases in 2 codons; deleted 1 base in 1 codon), whose amino-acid sequence is MAGAGQLRLWGLRCCTWGTGGPWARLSGARGLAGPARGASPLDTHVPRDLLLFRHERARFFRLLGLFCAGQFVFWAYLAHFAFSALRPAGQPAASARPAPTLPGGASINPGLQQVALRASTVSCLTVGSLIVAAGFMYSRRSVWQVVLRQGGRDVTLSTYYPFGLSSSFTVPLRQVSCMAHRSEVPAMIPLKVKGRPXYFLLDKQGLVYNPSXFDLTVGAYRKL